From Methanotorris formicicus Mc-S-70:
AAAGTTATCGAAATCATTGAAGAAGATGGAGAGAAATATGCGATAGCGGAGTATAAAGGAGTTAAACAAAAGGCAAAATTAGCACTATTAGAAAATGTAAAAGTAGGGGATTACATCCTAATTCATACAGGTTATGCACTTGAAGTCATGAGTGAAGAAGACGCAAAACTAAGTTTAGAAACATGGGAAGAACTGTTTAATGCTTTAGAAGAAATGGATAAAGAAGAGGGAAAAATAAAAGAATAAATTAACTCTTTTATTCTTGAGTTACCTTTATTGCTTTTGTTGGACAGACGTCTTCACAAACCCCACAGTATGTGCATTCATCCTCTTTTGCAACAACAACTTTATCCCCTTGAATCTCAAATACTTCCATTGGGCATGTATTTACACATTCTGCACATTCTGGGCCTTTACATTTTGAGTAGTCGATTGTTACAGCCATCTTATCACCTTTTAATTTATTGTAGATTATAAATACAAAAAATAAAAATGGTACTTTTGGATATATAAGCTTTACTATAAAAATTTTTTAATAATAAAGAAAAAAGAGAATTTGCAGAATTTTTCATATATTAAAAATTACATTAAGATGAATCCTCTCTTAAAAACTAAAACCTCCTAACATTTGGATTACTCAAACTTCTCTCTATATTCCACAATTCATTTAGCACATTTGAGCCGATATCTGCCCTCAAAAAGGGAACTTTAAATCCCACACCAATATGTGAGAATGAGGAGTTGTTTCCAAATATTGTAGGATATACACCTTTTTCTAAGATATAATTTATATAATAATACATTTCAGTTATAGTCCCCATTTCATAAGGATTTATCTTTGAGAAATCTGCTTCTTCATACACTCCATCTACACAAAGAAATCCATCAAATTCCACGAGTTCATCACACTCCAAGTAATCCAATTCATTTACTCTTTCATCATACCTTGTTATTCTTCCCCCAACCAAAATTTCAACGTCCTCTTCTTCTTTAATATTCTCTATAATTGATTTAAATGTATTTATCTCATTAAATACATCTTCACAAACAAATTCTCCACTCATGTTTCTAACTTCATAAATATCAGATAATCTATTCAAAATCTTATCATAAATAAGTACAATTTCCCCAATAGAATCCACCATAGGAATTGCAATTAACTTATTATCCTCCTTATCAGAGAGTAAAGAACATCCAACAATAGGTAACTCAGTTATTAAAGCCCCGCCTAAATGCTTAAACAATGGAATATCCATACTATTTGCTGCAGATCTTGCTACACTTATAGAAACTCCCATTGTTGTCCTTGTATCATCAACAGAAACGTTGCATATTAGTGAATCTATAAAATCTTGGTTTGATGCTGGATATCCCACCAACTCCGGTGCTATAACATTCTCTACATCTGAGATAACATAATCTGGGTTTTCCGTATCTATTATATCATAACCAATACTTGTGTTTGTAACCGTTGTTATCATTACTTTAATTTTTGAACCTTTGAATACTTTTTTTGCAGTAATTCTTTCAATAATAGTCGTGTTTTCCACATATATCCCCTTTAAAATTGGTATTTTAAAAAATAAGTTAATATAATTATTCTTCAAAACCAATTTTTGGCCTTTTTACTCTCAAAGGAACCATACCTTTTTTTATCTCTTCCATCGCTATATCCAATGTTGATGATTTATCGGTTTCTATTGTTATAAGGGCACCTTCTGAAATCTGCATTGCCCTTGCACCTAATACCCTTGCAACTTCGAATTTTGTTAACCTCATCAAAATCACCACTACATGTTATTTTGGGTTTTATATTGGGTGAAAATAATAAATGGTGGGGCCGCCGAGATTTGAACTCGGGTCGCACGCCCCCCAGACGCACAGGATGGACCAGGCTACCCCACGGCCCCCCATACCCAAAAATTAAAATAAACAAATTATACCGTATTATCATGTTCCATAATATCATCGATAAGTTCCCTACCCATTTCGTCAATTTTATGGGAAATAAACATCCTTCTACAGCAATATTTCCTAATTCCTAAATCATCTAAAATATCTTTTGGATTCTCCC
This genomic window contains:
- a CDS encoding DNA-directed RNA polymerase subunit K, encoding MRLTKFEVARVLGARAMQISEGALITIETDKSSTLDIAMEEIKKGMVPLRVKRPKIGFEE
- a CDS encoding HypC/HybG/HupF family hydrogenase formation chaperone gives rise to the protein MCLAIPCKVIEIIEEDGEKYAIAEYKGVKQKAKLALLENVKVGDYILIHTGYALEVMSEEDAKLSLETWEELFNALEEMDKEEGKIKE
- a CDS encoding 4Fe-4S dicluster domain-containing protein — its product is MAVTIDYSKCKGPECAECVNTCPMEVFEIQGDKVVVAKEDECTYCGVCEDVCPTKAIKVTQE
- a CDS encoding DNA-directed RNA polymerase subunit N, which translates into the protein MNVIFPVRCFSCGNVISEVYEEYVKRILNGENPKDILDDLGIRKYCCRRMFISHKIDEMGRELIDDIMEHDNTV